A section of the Lepus europaeus isolate LE1 chromosome 19, mLepTim1.pri, whole genome shotgun sequence genome encodes:
- the PEG3 gene encoding paternally-expressed gene 3 protein isoform X2, with product MLPPKPLSATKPKKFWAPNLYELDSDLTKEPDAIIGEGPTDSEFFHQRFRNLLYVEFVGPRKTLIKLRNLCLDWLQPETRTKEEIIELLVLEQYLTIIPEKLKPWVRAKKPENCEKLVTLLENYKEMYQPEDDNNSDIPSDDDMSRNGGETPPPRSEHSFSSDRDWNRRGRSRNIEPRDRWSYPRNPRSRLLQRDLSLPVMAKTSFEMEREDDRDLMDYEPPSQDVESYQNVMDLNEDRKPQNPIQDNMENYRKLLSLGLKTIPEAKKSTHRRGICEDESSHGVIMEKFIKDVSRASKSGRARESTDHPQRFPRMSDESWKDVSFTKRESVIQERGYEGNAFRGGFRFNSDLVSRRRVLERKRRYHFDTDGKGSTWDQRARKKPFECGSEMRKALSMSSLSSISSSSFSGSQPVDFGAMPYVCDECGRSFSVISEFVEHQIMHTRENLYEYGESFIHSVAVSEVQKSQAGGKRFECKECGETFNKSATLAEHRKIHAREYLAESNDQEYEEAFMPSPTFSELQKIYGKDKFYECKVCKETFLHSSALIEHQKTHGRGNFSDDKDNERERQREHERGEAFMPSSAFIEFQKMYGKEKIYECKVCGETFLHSSSLREHQKIHTRGNPFENKGKICEETFIPGQSFKRRQKTYAKEKLYDFKDGRDAFLSSDLSEHQKIHSRKNLFESRGYEKPVIHNMPFTESQKSHTITRPPENEEEEKAFTISSNPSGNQKFPLRENVYERKPYERSVIHSLASTAAQRSYIAVGPSKLKVIAESTIQSSNVISYQKIRSGGNSYEGKEYKRSVIHSLAAPRPLKRHILNDLGGCDERGESSIYISDLSNKRQKIAARENLYENDVNNSHEDSALQSVSYVRPQKSLAGEGPSELKQDGEFSVPSSSVRQHQKARAKKKYIEHRSNETSVIHSLPFGELQRIHPREKLYECQECGESFARISDLTEHQKIHDREKPSGSKNYERSVIRSSAPTDPQTSYAQEQYAEEQARSEFKFRQCFTNSNNLSTHQKIYAQEKSHGEETPGEETRGQETPGEETHSEKTVEDAVIQGSDLDEPQKDDPDNTIYECQDCGLGFVDLTDLTDHQNVHSTNTKCLVDSREYTHSVIHTHSISEYQREYTGEQLYECPKCGESFIHSSFLFEHQRVHEQDQLYALKGCDDGFISLLPVKPRRNRAAERNPALAGSAIRCLQCGQGFIHSSALNEHMRLHREDELLEQSEMAEEAIMSGLALTEFQGSESEEKLFECTICGECFCTASELGDHHTRVHKDEPYDYGPSFTHTSFLTEPLKGAIPFYECKDCGKSFVHSTILTKHKELHPEEDDDDDDDDSAQAVEANVIVPQEVLRIQGSNVEAAEPEVEAAEPEVEAAEPEVEAAEPNGEAEGPDGEAAEPNGEAEQPDGEAGEAEQPEGDADEPDGAGIEDPEERVEEPEGDADEPDGAGVEDPEEEGEDQEIEIEEPYYNCQECTETFTSSAAFGEHLKTHASVIVFEPANAFGECSGYIERASASTSTSTSTSAGGAEQADEKYFKCDVCGQLFNDRLSLARHQNTHTG from the exons ATGCTGCCTCCAAAGCCCTTGTCTGCTACCAAACCTAAGAAGTTCTGGGCCCCAAATCTGTATGAGCTAGACAGTGACTTGACTAAGGAGCCGGATGCCATCATAGGAGAAGGCCCAACTGACTCTGAATTCTTTCATCAGAGGTTTCGGAACTTACTCTATGTGGAATTTGTTGGGCCTCGGAAGACACTGATCAAACTCCGAAACCTCTGCCTCGATTGGTTGCAGCCGGAGACTCGCACCAAGGAGGAGATCATCGAGCTCTTAGTCCTTGAGCAGTACCTGACCATCATCCCTGAAAAGCTTAAGCCTTGGGTGCGAGCAAAAAAGCCAGAGAACTGTGAGAAACTTGTCACTCTGCTGGAGAATTACAAGGAGATGTACCAGCCAGAAG ACGACAACAACAGCGACATACCCAGTGACGACGACATGAGCCGAAATGGAGGAGAAACCCCACCACCTCGCTCGGAGCACTCTTTCAGCAGTGA CAGG gactggaacaggaggGGCAGAAGCAGAAATATAGAACCTCGAGACCGCTGGTCATACCCCAGGAATCCTAGAAGCA GGCTGCTTCAGCGGGATCTTTCCCTTCCTGTGATGGCGAAAACAagttttgaaatggagagagaagacGACAGGGACTTGATGGATTATGAGCCCCCATCCCAG GATGTTGAGTCATACCAGAATGTCATGGACCTTAACGAGGACAGGAAACCTCAGAATCCAATCCAGGATAACATGGAGAACTACCGAAAGCTGCTGTCTCTGG GCCTGAAAACTATTCCTGAAGCCAAAAAATCAACCCACCGGCGTGGAATTTGTGAAGATGAATCTTCCCATGGGGTGATAATGGAGAAATTCATCAAGGACGTGTCACGAGCCTCCAAATCAGGAAGAGCAAGAGAGTCAACTGATCATCCACAGAGGTTCCCCAGGATGTCAGATGAAAGCTGGAAGGATGTTTCCTTCACCAAAAGGGAATCAGTGATTCAGGAGAGGGGTTATGAAGGGAATGCATTTAGGGGAGGTTTTAGGTTTAACTCAGACCTTGTGTCTAGAAGGAGAGTTCTTGAAAGAAAAAGGCGCTATCATTTTGACACGGATGGGAAGGGCTCGACTTGGGATCagagggccaggaagaagcccttTGAATGTGGTAGTGAGATGAGAAAAGCTCTGAGCATGAGCAGCCTGAGCAGCATCAGCTCCTCGTCCTTCTCCGGGTCGCAACCGGTTGACTTTGGAGCGATGCCGTATGTGTGTGATGAGTGTGGGAGGTCATTCAGCGTCATCTCAGAGTTTGTTGAACACCAGATCATGCACACTAGAGAGAACCTATATGAGTATGGTGAATCCTTTATTCACAGTGTGGCTGTCAGTGAGGTTCAGAAAAGCCAGGCTGGAGGGAAACGCTTTGAGTGTAAGGAATGTGGGGAAACTTTCAATAAGAGCGCCACTCTGGCTGAGCACCGGAAAATTCATGCTAGAGAGTATCTCGCAGAAAGTAACGATCAGGAATATGAGGAGGCCTTTATGCCTAGCCCAACCTTCAGTGAGCTTCAGAAGATCTATGGCAAAGACAAATTCTATGAGTGCAAAGTGTGTAAGGAAACCTTCCTTCATAGCTCTGCCTTAATTGAGCATCAGAAAACCCATGGTAGAGGGAACTTCAGTGATGACAAAGATAATGAGCGTGAGCGCCAGCGTGAGCATGAGCGTGGAGAAGCCTTTATGCCCAGCTCAgcctttattgagtttcagaaAATGTATGGTAAAGAGAAAATCTATGAATGTAAAGTGTGTGGGGAGACCTTCCTTCATAGCTCTTCTCTGAGAGAACATCAGAAAATCCATACTAGAGGAAACCCATTTGAAAACAAGGGTAAAATATGTGAGGAAACCTTTATTCCTGGTCAGTCTTTTAAAAGGCGTCAGAAAACTTACGCTAAGGAGAAGCTGTATGACTTTAAAGATGGCAGGGATGCCTTTCTGAGCTCAGACCTCAGTGAGCATCAGAAAATTCATTCTCGAAAGAACCTTTTTGAAAGCAGAGGGTATGAGAAACCTGTCATTCATAACATGCCATTCACAGAATCTCAGAAGAGCCATACTATAACAAGACCACCTGAAaatgaagaggaggagaaggcatTCACCATCAGCTCTAACCCCAGTGGGAACCAGAAATTTCCCCTGAGAGAAAATGTCTATGAGAGGAAACCATATGAGAGGTCGGTTATTCATAGCTTAGCCTCTACGGCAGCTCAGAGAAGCTACATTGCAGTGGGGCCCAGTAAACTGAAAGTGATTGCAGAGTCTACCATTCAGAGCTCAAATGTTATCAGCTATCAGAAAATCCGCTCTGGAGGGAACAGCTATGAAGGAAAAGAATACAAGAGATCTGTAATCCATAGCTTGGCTGCTCCCAGGCCTCTGAAACGTCACATTCTAAATGATCTGGGTGGATGTGATGAGagaggagaatcttccatttataTCTCAGATCTTAGTAATAAGCGACAGAAGATTGCTGCCAGAGAGAACCTTTATGAAAATGATGTGAATAACAGTCATGAGGACTCTGCTTTACAAAGTGTATCCTATGTCAGACCTCAAAAAAGCCTTGCTGGAGAGGGACCTAGTGAATTGAAACAGGATGGCGAATTTTCTGTCCCAAGCTCAAGTGTCCGCCAACACCAGAAAGCTCGTGCTAAAAAGAAGTACATTGAGCATAGGAGCAATGAGACCTCTGTAATTCATTCCCTACCTTTTGGGGAACTGCAGCGGATTCACCCTAGAGAGAAGCTCTATGAGTGTCAGGAGTGTGGTGAGTCCTTTGCTCGTATCTCTGACCTCACTGAGCACCAGAAGATTCACGATAGAGAGAAGCCCTCTGGAAGCAAAAACTACGAACGGTCTGTCATTCGCAGCTCGGCCCCTACCGATCCTCAGACAAGTTATGCCCAAGAGCAATATGCTGAAGAACAAGCACGCAGTGAATTTAAGTTCAGGCAATGCTTTACTAACAGCAACAACCTTAGTACACATCAGAAAATCTATGCTCAAGAGAAGTCCCATGGTGAGG AGACACCTGGTGAGGAGACCCGTGGCCAGGAGACTCCTGGCGAGGAGACCCACAGCGAGAAGACAGTTGAAGATGCTGTCATTCAGGGTTCAGACTTGGATGAGCCTCAGAAGGATGACCCTGACAACACAATCTATGAATGTCAGGACTGTGGGCTGGGCTTTGTGGATCTCACAGACCTCACTGACCATCAGAACGTCCACAGCACAAACACAAAATGTCTCGTTGACAGTCGTGAGTACACGCATTCTGTAATTCACACCCATTCCATCAGTGAATATCAGAGAGAGTACACAGGAGAACAGCTCTACGAGTGCCCAAAATGTGGAGAATCTTTTATTCATAGCTCATTCCTTTTTGAGCATCAGAGAGTCCATGAGCAAGACCAGTTGTATGCCCTAAAGGGATGTGATGAtggttttatttctctcttgccTGTGAAGCCACGAAGGAATCGAGCTGCAGAGAGGAATCCCGCTCTTGCTGGGTCAGCCATTCGATGCCTTCAGTGTGGACAAGGCTTCATTCATAGCTCTGCCCTTAATGAGCATATGAGACTGCATAGGGAGGATGAGTTACTGGAGCAGAGCGAGATGGCTGAGGAAGCCATCATGTCAGGCCTAGCCCTCACAGAGTTTCAGGGAAGTGAAAGTGAAGAGAAGCTCTTTGAATGTACAATATGTGGAGAATGCTTCTGCACTGCCTCAGAACTTGGGGATCATCACACAAGGGTTCATAAAGATGAGCCTTACGATTATGGGCCCTCCTTCACTCATACCTCATTCCTCACTGAGCCGCTCAAAGGAGCTATACCGTTCTATGAATGCAAAGATTGCGGGAAGTCCTTCGTTCATAGCACAATCCTCACTAAAcacaaggagcttcatcctgagGAAGATGACGATGACGATGATGACGACAGTGCCCAGGCAGTTGAAGCTAATGTCATCGTTCCACAAGAAGTTCTGCGGATCCAGGGGTCAAATGTAGAGGCTGCGGAGCCGGAGGTGGAGGCGGCGGAGCCGGAAGTGGAGGCTGCTGAGCCAGAGGTGGAGGCTGCTGAGCCAAATGGAGAAGCTGAGGGGCCAGATGGAGAAGCTGCAGAGCCAAATGGAGAGGCTGAGCAGCCAGATGGAGAGGCTGGAGAGGCTGAACAACCCGAGGGAGATGCTGACGAGCCAGACGGGGCAGGGattgaagacccagaagaaagagTCGAGGAGCCAGAGGGGGATGCTGATGAGCCTGATGGTGCAGGGGTTGAAGACCCGGAAGAGGAAGGTGAAGATCAAGAGATTGAGATTGAAGAACCGTACTACAACTGCCAGGAGTGCACAGAAACCTTTACTTCCAGTGCGGCATTTGGTGAGCACCTGAAAACTCACGCCAGCGTGATTGTATTTGAGCCTGCAAATGCCTTTGGAGAGTGCTCTGGCTACATTGAGCGCGCCagtgccagcaccagcaccagcaccagcaccagcgcAGGTGGGGCTGAGCAGGCTGACGAGAAGTACTTCAAATGTGATGTCTGTGGGCAGCTCTTCAATGACCGCCTGTCCCTTGCTAGACACCAGAACACTCACACTGGCTGA
- the PEG3 gene encoding paternally-expressed gene 3 protein isoform X1 has translation MLPPKPLSATKPKKFWAPNLYELDSDLTKEPDAIIGEGPTDSEFFHQRFRNLLYVEFVGPRKTLIKLRNLCLDWLQPETRTKEEIIELLVLEQYLTIIPEKLKPWVRAKKPENCEKLVTLLENYKEMYQPEDDNNSDIPSDDDMSRNGGETPPPRSEHSFSSDRDWNRRGRSRNIEPRDRWSYPRNPRSRLLQRDLSLPVMAKTSFEMEREDDRDLMDYEPPSQDVESYQNVMDLNEDRKPQNPIQDNMENYRKLLSLGVQLAEDDGHSHMTQGHSSRSKRSAYPSTSRGLKTIPEAKKSTHRRGICEDESSHGVIMEKFIKDVSRASKSGRARESTDHPQRFPRMSDESWKDVSFTKRESVIQERGYEGNAFRGGFRFNSDLVSRRRVLERKRRYHFDTDGKGSTWDQRARKKPFECGSEMRKALSMSSLSSISSSSFSGSQPVDFGAMPYVCDECGRSFSVISEFVEHQIMHTRENLYEYGESFIHSVAVSEVQKSQAGGKRFECKECGETFNKSATLAEHRKIHAREYLAESNDQEYEEAFMPSPTFSELQKIYGKDKFYECKVCKETFLHSSALIEHQKTHGRGNFSDDKDNERERQREHERGEAFMPSSAFIEFQKMYGKEKIYECKVCGETFLHSSSLREHQKIHTRGNPFENKGKICEETFIPGQSFKRRQKTYAKEKLYDFKDGRDAFLSSDLSEHQKIHSRKNLFESRGYEKPVIHNMPFTESQKSHTITRPPENEEEEKAFTISSNPSGNQKFPLRENVYERKPYERSVIHSLASTAAQRSYIAVGPSKLKVIAESTIQSSNVISYQKIRSGGNSYEGKEYKRSVIHSLAAPRPLKRHILNDLGGCDERGESSIYISDLSNKRQKIAARENLYENDVNNSHEDSALQSVSYVRPQKSLAGEGPSELKQDGEFSVPSSSVRQHQKARAKKKYIEHRSNETSVIHSLPFGELQRIHPREKLYECQECGESFARISDLTEHQKIHDREKPSGSKNYERSVIRSSAPTDPQTSYAQEQYAEEQARSEFKFRQCFTNSNNLSTHQKIYAQEKSHGEETPGEETRGQETPGEETHSEKTVEDAVIQGSDLDEPQKDDPDNTIYECQDCGLGFVDLTDLTDHQNVHSTNTKCLVDSREYTHSVIHTHSISEYQREYTGEQLYECPKCGESFIHSSFLFEHQRVHEQDQLYALKGCDDGFISLLPVKPRRNRAAERNPALAGSAIRCLQCGQGFIHSSALNEHMRLHREDELLEQSEMAEEAIMSGLALTEFQGSESEEKLFECTICGECFCTASELGDHHTRVHKDEPYDYGPSFTHTSFLTEPLKGAIPFYECKDCGKSFVHSTILTKHKELHPEEDDDDDDDDSAQAVEANVIVPQEVLRIQGSNVEAAEPEVEAAEPEVEAAEPEVEAAEPNGEAEGPDGEAAEPNGEAEQPDGEAGEAEQPEGDADEPDGAGIEDPEERVEEPEGDADEPDGAGVEDPEEEGEDQEIEIEEPYYNCQECTETFTSSAAFGEHLKTHASVIVFEPANAFGECSGYIERASASTSTSTSTSAGGAEQADEKYFKCDVCGQLFNDRLSLARHQNTHTG, from the exons ATGCTGCCTCCAAAGCCCTTGTCTGCTACCAAACCTAAGAAGTTCTGGGCCCCAAATCTGTATGAGCTAGACAGTGACTTGACTAAGGAGCCGGATGCCATCATAGGAGAAGGCCCAACTGACTCTGAATTCTTTCATCAGAGGTTTCGGAACTTACTCTATGTGGAATTTGTTGGGCCTCGGAAGACACTGATCAAACTCCGAAACCTCTGCCTCGATTGGTTGCAGCCGGAGACTCGCACCAAGGAGGAGATCATCGAGCTCTTAGTCCTTGAGCAGTACCTGACCATCATCCCTGAAAAGCTTAAGCCTTGGGTGCGAGCAAAAAAGCCAGAGAACTGTGAGAAACTTGTCACTCTGCTGGAGAATTACAAGGAGATGTACCAGCCAGAAG ACGACAACAACAGCGACATACCCAGTGACGACGACATGAGCCGAAATGGAGGAGAAACCCCACCACCTCGCTCGGAGCACTCTTTCAGCAGTGA CAGG gactggaacaggaggGGCAGAAGCAGAAATATAGAACCTCGAGACCGCTGGTCATACCCCAGGAATCCTAGAAGCA GGCTGCTTCAGCGGGATCTTTCCCTTCCTGTGATGGCGAAAACAagttttgaaatggagagagaagacGACAGGGACTTGATGGATTATGAGCCCCCATCCCAG GATGTTGAGTCATACCAGAATGTCATGGACCTTAACGAGGACAGGAAACCTCAGAATCCAATCCAGGATAACATGGAGAACTACCGAAAGCTGCTGTCTCTGG GGGTGCAGCTTGCTGAAGATGATGGCCACTCCCACATGACGCAAGGCCACTCCTCAAGGTCCAAGAGAAGTGCCTACCCAAGCACCAGTCGAG GCCTGAAAACTATTCCTGAAGCCAAAAAATCAACCCACCGGCGTGGAATTTGTGAAGATGAATCTTCCCATGGGGTGATAATGGAGAAATTCATCAAGGACGTGTCACGAGCCTCCAAATCAGGAAGAGCAAGAGAGTCAACTGATCATCCACAGAGGTTCCCCAGGATGTCAGATGAAAGCTGGAAGGATGTTTCCTTCACCAAAAGGGAATCAGTGATTCAGGAGAGGGGTTATGAAGGGAATGCATTTAGGGGAGGTTTTAGGTTTAACTCAGACCTTGTGTCTAGAAGGAGAGTTCTTGAAAGAAAAAGGCGCTATCATTTTGACACGGATGGGAAGGGCTCGACTTGGGATCagagggccaggaagaagcccttTGAATGTGGTAGTGAGATGAGAAAAGCTCTGAGCATGAGCAGCCTGAGCAGCATCAGCTCCTCGTCCTTCTCCGGGTCGCAACCGGTTGACTTTGGAGCGATGCCGTATGTGTGTGATGAGTGTGGGAGGTCATTCAGCGTCATCTCAGAGTTTGTTGAACACCAGATCATGCACACTAGAGAGAACCTATATGAGTATGGTGAATCCTTTATTCACAGTGTGGCTGTCAGTGAGGTTCAGAAAAGCCAGGCTGGAGGGAAACGCTTTGAGTGTAAGGAATGTGGGGAAACTTTCAATAAGAGCGCCACTCTGGCTGAGCACCGGAAAATTCATGCTAGAGAGTATCTCGCAGAAAGTAACGATCAGGAATATGAGGAGGCCTTTATGCCTAGCCCAACCTTCAGTGAGCTTCAGAAGATCTATGGCAAAGACAAATTCTATGAGTGCAAAGTGTGTAAGGAAACCTTCCTTCATAGCTCTGCCTTAATTGAGCATCAGAAAACCCATGGTAGAGGGAACTTCAGTGATGACAAAGATAATGAGCGTGAGCGCCAGCGTGAGCATGAGCGTGGAGAAGCCTTTATGCCCAGCTCAgcctttattgagtttcagaaAATGTATGGTAAAGAGAAAATCTATGAATGTAAAGTGTGTGGGGAGACCTTCCTTCATAGCTCTTCTCTGAGAGAACATCAGAAAATCCATACTAGAGGAAACCCATTTGAAAACAAGGGTAAAATATGTGAGGAAACCTTTATTCCTGGTCAGTCTTTTAAAAGGCGTCAGAAAACTTACGCTAAGGAGAAGCTGTATGACTTTAAAGATGGCAGGGATGCCTTTCTGAGCTCAGACCTCAGTGAGCATCAGAAAATTCATTCTCGAAAGAACCTTTTTGAAAGCAGAGGGTATGAGAAACCTGTCATTCATAACATGCCATTCACAGAATCTCAGAAGAGCCATACTATAACAAGACCACCTGAAaatgaagaggaggagaaggcatTCACCATCAGCTCTAACCCCAGTGGGAACCAGAAATTTCCCCTGAGAGAAAATGTCTATGAGAGGAAACCATATGAGAGGTCGGTTATTCATAGCTTAGCCTCTACGGCAGCTCAGAGAAGCTACATTGCAGTGGGGCCCAGTAAACTGAAAGTGATTGCAGAGTCTACCATTCAGAGCTCAAATGTTATCAGCTATCAGAAAATCCGCTCTGGAGGGAACAGCTATGAAGGAAAAGAATACAAGAGATCTGTAATCCATAGCTTGGCTGCTCCCAGGCCTCTGAAACGTCACATTCTAAATGATCTGGGTGGATGTGATGAGagaggagaatcttccatttataTCTCAGATCTTAGTAATAAGCGACAGAAGATTGCTGCCAGAGAGAACCTTTATGAAAATGATGTGAATAACAGTCATGAGGACTCTGCTTTACAAAGTGTATCCTATGTCAGACCTCAAAAAAGCCTTGCTGGAGAGGGACCTAGTGAATTGAAACAGGATGGCGAATTTTCTGTCCCAAGCTCAAGTGTCCGCCAACACCAGAAAGCTCGTGCTAAAAAGAAGTACATTGAGCATAGGAGCAATGAGACCTCTGTAATTCATTCCCTACCTTTTGGGGAACTGCAGCGGATTCACCCTAGAGAGAAGCTCTATGAGTGTCAGGAGTGTGGTGAGTCCTTTGCTCGTATCTCTGACCTCACTGAGCACCAGAAGATTCACGATAGAGAGAAGCCCTCTGGAAGCAAAAACTACGAACGGTCTGTCATTCGCAGCTCGGCCCCTACCGATCCTCAGACAAGTTATGCCCAAGAGCAATATGCTGAAGAACAAGCACGCAGTGAATTTAAGTTCAGGCAATGCTTTACTAACAGCAACAACCTTAGTACACATCAGAAAATCTATGCTCAAGAGAAGTCCCATGGTGAGG AGACACCTGGTGAGGAGACCCGTGGCCAGGAGACTCCTGGCGAGGAGACCCACAGCGAGAAGACAGTTGAAGATGCTGTCATTCAGGGTTCAGACTTGGATGAGCCTCAGAAGGATGACCCTGACAACACAATCTATGAATGTCAGGACTGTGGGCTGGGCTTTGTGGATCTCACAGACCTCACTGACCATCAGAACGTCCACAGCACAAACACAAAATGTCTCGTTGACAGTCGTGAGTACACGCATTCTGTAATTCACACCCATTCCATCAGTGAATATCAGAGAGAGTACACAGGAGAACAGCTCTACGAGTGCCCAAAATGTGGAGAATCTTTTATTCATAGCTCATTCCTTTTTGAGCATCAGAGAGTCCATGAGCAAGACCAGTTGTATGCCCTAAAGGGATGTGATGAtggttttatttctctcttgccTGTGAAGCCACGAAGGAATCGAGCTGCAGAGAGGAATCCCGCTCTTGCTGGGTCAGCCATTCGATGCCTTCAGTGTGGACAAGGCTTCATTCATAGCTCTGCCCTTAATGAGCATATGAGACTGCATAGGGAGGATGAGTTACTGGAGCAGAGCGAGATGGCTGAGGAAGCCATCATGTCAGGCCTAGCCCTCACAGAGTTTCAGGGAAGTGAAAGTGAAGAGAAGCTCTTTGAATGTACAATATGTGGAGAATGCTTCTGCACTGCCTCAGAACTTGGGGATCATCACACAAGGGTTCATAAAGATGAGCCTTACGATTATGGGCCCTCCTTCACTCATACCTCATTCCTCACTGAGCCGCTCAAAGGAGCTATACCGTTCTATGAATGCAAAGATTGCGGGAAGTCCTTCGTTCATAGCACAATCCTCACTAAAcacaaggagcttcatcctgagGAAGATGACGATGACGATGATGACGACAGTGCCCAGGCAGTTGAAGCTAATGTCATCGTTCCACAAGAAGTTCTGCGGATCCAGGGGTCAAATGTAGAGGCTGCGGAGCCGGAGGTGGAGGCGGCGGAGCCGGAAGTGGAGGCTGCTGAGCCAGAGGTGGAGGCTGCTGAGCCAAATGGAGAAGCTGAGGGGCCAGATGGAGAAGCTGCAGAGCCAAATGGAGAGGCTGAGCAGCCAGATGGAGAGGCTGGAGAGGCTGAACAACCCGAGGGAGATGCTGACGAGCCAGACGGGGCAGGGattgaagacccagaagaaagagTCGAGGAGCCAGAGGGGGATGCTGATGAGCCTGATGGTGCAGGGGTTGAAGACCCGGAAGAGGAAGGTGAAGATCAAGAGATTGAGATTGAAGAACCGTACTACAACTGCCAGGAGTGCACAGAAACCTTTACTTCCAGTGCGGCATTTGGTGAGCACCTGAAAACTCACGCCAGCGTGATTGTATTTGAGCCTGCAAATGCCTTTGGAGAGTGCTCTGGCTACATTGAGCGCGCCagtgccagcaccagcaccagcaccagcaccagcgcAGGTGGGGCTGAGCAGGCTGACGAGAAGTACTTCAAATGTGATGTCTGTGGGCAGCTCTTCAATGACCGCCTGTCCCTTGCTAGACACCAGAACACTCACACTGGCTGA